In the Helianthus annuus cultivar XRQ/B chromosome 11, HanXRQr2.0-SUNRISE, whole genome shotgun sequence genome, one interval contains:
- the LOC110888311 gene encoding pollen-specific leucine-rich repeat extensin-like protein 3, whose translation MPPRVRGKGKGPMRGGPSGHAGPSHRRTPSATFSSSDLRDHWGHLFEPARHSVSLSSSPSFHPLFGSPIPDEPQHSHHSQDSHHSHHSHQSYHSLHSHSFHHSDSTYSPAQFNPNNYVNDFLGFNPLGPKDHFSQEMEMDEDPDPDLQIGTSGHPISLSSSSPYQGSPYQGPDSFAERWNQHEWAFTPSYHNSPAQPPLDEPHLQAVSPPPLPVEEPPQQPPQPPPEPPRRRRNARISDPQLGGPSHAVPEDDHPPVSYAPPPPPVGFENPIPTYPCSSGYNLFEYPTSAGYGTQDLYLTASQYNALYPSSYPPVYPIGYPVQGYQYPPYQQPPPPQQVQTEEIMQRLDRFERKADETNKKHNSFLKGLASLIKGKKK comes from the exons ATGCCGCCACGTGTACGAGGCAAGGGAAAGGGTCCAATGAGAGGAGGACCATCAGGACATGCGGGACCCTCTCACAGACGCACTCCGTCTGCGACATTTTCTAGCTCGGATTTGCGTGACCATTggggtcatttgtttgaacccgCGAGACACTCGGTCTCGTTGAGTTCATCACCCTCGTTTCATCCATTATTTGGGTCGCCTATACCAGATGAGCCCCAGCATTCCCATCACTCACAAGATTCACACCATTCTCACCATTCGCACCAATCTTACCATTCTTTGCACTCCCATTCTTTCCATCACTCTGATTCCACTTATTCTCCAGCCCAGTTCAACCCTAATAACTATGTCAATGATTTTCTGGGTTTCAATCCACTAGGACCCAAGGATCACTTCTCTCAGGAGATGGAAATGGATGAAGACCCTGATCCAGATCTGCAAATCGGAACATCGGGTCACCCTATCAGCCTCTCTAGCAGTTCTCCATACCAAGGATCACCGTACCAAGGGCCCGACTCGTTTGCCGAAAGGTGGAACCAACATGAATGGGCATTTACCCCTTCATATCACAACTCTCCTGCTCAACCTCCTTTGGATGAGCCGCATCTTCAAGCAGTTTCTCCACCACCTCTACCCGTTGAGGAACCACCTCAACAACCACCTCAACCACCTCCCGAGCCGCCGAGGCGAAGGAGGAATGCACGAATATCC GACCCACAATTGGGTGGACCCTCGCATGCGGTGCCGGAAGACGATCATCCGCCGGTTTCTTatgcaccaccgccaccgccagtgGGTTTTGAAAACCCGATACCGACTTACCCATGTTCATCTGGGTATAACCTCTTTGAATACCCAACTTCTGCGGGTTATGGAACCCAAGATCTATACCTTACAGCATCACAGTATAATGCACTTTACCCTTCATCTTACCCTCCAGTTTACCCAATTGGATATCCAGTGCAAGGGTATCAATACCCACCTTACcagcaacctcctcctccccaACAGGTGCAAACTGAAGAAATTATGCAGAGGTTGGACAGGTTTGAGCGAAAAGCAGATGAAACAAACAAGAAGCATAACAGCTTTCTCAAGGGCCTTGCGAGCCTCATCAAAGGCAAAAAGAAGTAA